In Gemmatimonadota bacterium, the genomic window GACGCGCAGCGGTGCGGTGATTTCGCTCGCCGACCGCGTCAACTACTGCTTCACACGCTCGCTGGCCGGCAATGCCATTCCAGTGGGCAGCCGAGAGATGGTGGACATTCTCGCCTATCTCGCTTTTATCTCGCATGACGTTCCGGTCGGCAAAAAGATCGCCGGTGCCGATGGTTTGATCTCCATGAAGGACACGCTGGTGGGCGACACCACGCGCGGACGCGCCGTGTTCGAAGGGAAGTGCATCGTCTGTCACCAGAAGGATGGCGCAGGGCTGGGTCCGATTCCGGCACTCTGGGGCCCCAAGTCGTATTCGATTGGCGCGTCCATGGCGCGCGAAGAACGCGCCGCGAGTTTTATCTCGCACAACATGCCGCAGAGCGCTCCCGGGACATTGCTGCCACAGGAAGCGTTTGACGTGGCCGCGTTTATTAACTCGCACGAACGTCCGGACTCGCCAGGCAAGGAAGGCGATTGGCCAACCGGCGGCGCGCCCGCCGATGTGCCGTATGCCACCAAGGGACATGCGCCGCACCGTCCTCCCACAAAGTTGGTGACGCGCGCGAATCCGCAGGGCGCGGTGGTGCCAAATCCGGCGAGCGTACTCACGCGAGGAGCAAAACAGTGAAGCGGCGCGACTTGCTCGCGGGCGCTGCAGGGTTGATTGGCGGTGCCGTGTTGGCTGGTGCGCCGAATGCTGCCGCAGGGCAGCAGCGCGTACCGAGCAGCACGCCCCCCGTGCTTCCACCGCCGATTCCGGACGATCCCACCAAGCTGCAAGGCGCGCCCACCTCGCAGGTGGGCACGCGCTCCACTTTCGTGACCCCAACGCGCACGCCGTACGGGGAAGTCACTGGTAGCTCGCTCACACCGTTGCAGGATCTCACCGGCACTATCACGCCGGCAGATTTGCACTTTGAACGGCACCACGCGGGCGTGCCGCGGATTGATCCGGCCAAGCACACTTTAATGATTCACGGACTCGTGAAGCGTCCGCTCGTATTTTCGGTGGCGGATGTGCAGCGTTTTCCGCAGGTCACGCGCACGTACTTCGTAGAGTGCTCGGGCAATGGTCGCGCGGCATATCGCGATCCCAAGCCTGACATGACACCGCAGAAAGTGGCCGGGCTCACCGGCAACAGTGAGTGGACGGGCGTTCCACTTCGCGTGCTCCTCGCGGAAGCGGGCGTAGAGGCGAGTGCGTCGTGGTTTCTCGCCGAGGGGGGCGACGCGTGTGTGATGACGCGTTCTATTCCGCTCGAGAAGGCAATGGACGATGCCCTCGTGGTGTGGGCGCAGAATGGCGAACCGCTACGTCCTGAGCAGGGGTTTCCGCTCCGCCTCTTGCTGCCTGGCTGGGAAGGGAACACCAACGTGAAGTGGTTGCGCCGTCTCGAACTCGGCACTCGCCCGTGGGCGACGCGTTGGGAGACGTCGAAGTACACCGATCCGCTCCCCGACGGCACGGCGCGTCAGTACAGCTTTGAAATGGACGCAAAATCCATCATCACGTCGCCGGCCTTTCCGCGCACCATCGTCAAAGGCTGGTGGCCGGTGACGGGGCTTGCGTGGAGCGGGCGCGGCGCGATTCGTCGCGTGGAAGTGAGCACGGACAACGGTCGCAGCTGGGCCGATGCCGAGTTGCACGGCACGCCGCTCGCGAAGGCGCACGTGCGGTTCACGCATCAGTGGAAGTGGGATGGCACTGAGTCGGTGCTCCTCTCTCGGGCCACGGACGACACGGGCTACGTGCAACCCACGCGTGCCGCGCTGATCAAGGTGCGCGGCCTCGGTACGGATTTCCATTTCAATCAAATCGTTGGCTGGCGCGTGGCGGCCGACGGGCACCTGTTTTTTCACGGGGAGAGCTGAGATGCCGAACTCAAATAGCGCTGCAGCGCGCGGCACATGGGTCCGGCGGCCTCACCGGAGAGGCGTGACGGCCGCGATCGGTTCGTCGCTACTGTTGGCGTTGGCAGTCCTGACGGTAGCGTCGTGCGCCGGGCGCGACACACCGGCGCGCTACGAGTTGGGTCGCGCTGCGACGCCGCAGGAGATCGCCGCGCTCGACATTGATGCCGCGCCGGACGGCCATGGGTTGCCGCCTGGCCACGGCTCCGTTGCCGAAGGCGCCGCGCTCTTTCAGCAAAAGTGTCAGCAATGCCACGGCGCCAATGGCGAGGGGATGGCGCCCGCCTTTCCGGCGCTCGTGGGGCGCGACCCCAAGGGCGAGGGTTTTGCCTTTGCCAACGACCCGAAGATCACGAAGACCATTGGCAACTACTGGCCCGAGGCCGTGACCGTCTTTGACTATGTGCGGCGCGCGATGCCTCACACCGCGCCGGGTTCGCTCAGCAACGACGAAGTGTATGCGCTCACCGCGCATTTACTCGCGGCCAATAAAGTCATCGCCGCCGATGCCACGCTCGATTCGGCGTCGTTGGTGCGCGTGAAGATGCCGTATCATGATCGCTTTGTGAAAGACAATCGGCGAGGCGGTTCGGAGCTGAAGTGATTGTCGTTGGCGCGTACGTCCCATTCCTCAGGAGATCAGCATGACAAGTCCCGTAGCGCACGCGCCGCCGATGGCGGCCACTGCTGGAAAAGGAATCCCCTCGTGGGCACGGCTCGGCGTCATTTTTGGCGTGGTGAGCGCGGCATCGATTGCGCTCTGGGCGCCGATCGGTGTGAGCGGCACGTATCCGCGGTTCATTGGCGCCATTCTGCGCCGCGTGACGCCGGAGTATGCGGCCGCGAATCCGTATCTCGTGAAGATGGGCTCGCTGCTCAAGCCCGAAACTTTTCTGGTGATCGGCCTGCTGATCGGCGGCTTTTTGGCGTCGCGCATGAATCGCGAAGCCTCGCCTGAAACGGAGATGGTGCACGCTGGCGAAAAGACGGTGTCGGCGCGTTATCGCGACGCTTTTCTGGGCGGCTTCCTGATCATCTTTGGGGCGCGCATCGCGGGCGGGTGCACGAGCGGCCACATCATCTCAGGCATTACCCAACTCTCGGTGAGCGGACTGATCTTTGCGGCCGGCGTCTTTGCCAGCGGCATTTTCACGGCGAAGATGCTCAACGCCGGAGGGCGCTAACATGGACCGCATCTATGCATTGCTCGTGGGCCTTGCGATGGGCGCGTTGATTCAGCGCGTGCGCGCGTCGAGCCCAGGGATGATCGCGCGTAATCTGCGCCTCGAGAATCTCTCGATCATCAAGTTCATGGCGACCACCATCGCCATTGGTACGATTCTCGTGTATCTGCTCAATCTCGTGACGCCAATGCACTTCGACATCAAGCCGACGTACGTCGTAGGCGTGCTCGTGGGCGGGCTGGTGTTTGGTGTGGGCTTTGGGGTGGGCGGCTACTGCCCCGGCACCTGCGTGGTGGGCATTGGCGAAGGGCGTCGCGATGCGATCTGGTCCATCGTGGGCGGCGTGGTGGGAGCGCTGGCTTTTACGCTCACCTTCACCACGATTGTCGCACCGATGAACAAGCTTATGGACTTCGGGAAGATCACGTTGGCCGACGTGCTGCACGCGCCCGCCGTGGCCGTGGCCGTGGTGCTGGGGATTGTGTTCCTTGGCATTGTGGCGTTGCTCCCGACGGAACCCGGCGCCAAGGCGAAGAGCTGAGATCCCGAATGCCAGACGCGATGAGCGGCAAGCGGGTTCCATCCCGCGAGTTGTTCGACCTGGTCGCCGGGCACTTTCGAGTGCTCGGCGAGCCGGCGCGGCTTGAGCTCTTGCACACGCTCGCCGATGGAGAACGGTCGGCCGCCTCGTTACTGGCGGAGACGAAAATTTCGCAGGCCAATTTGTCGAAGCATATGACGGTGCTTTGCCAGGCGGGTTTTGTGATCCGCCGCCGCGAAGGACCGTACGTGCATTACCAGCTGGCCGATGCGCGCGTCCTTTCGCTGTGCGAGCTGATGTGCGATCGCCTAGAGTCCGACGCGATCTCTGCGCAGGAAATGATCGCGGCGCGGATGCTTCACGAGGGCTAATCGTGAAGCCTCCGCGCGGGACGCTAGAAGGTGAAGCGGCGCCCGACGATCATCTTGAGGATGTTCTTGTCGCCGCTTCCGGAAAGCTGAAAGCCGAATCCGGCGTTGAACTCCCAGTCTTCGCTGAGGTAGAGATCGATCGTCGGGTAGAGCATGTGCTGCTGCTCATTTGACGGCGCCATCCGACCGATCGTGCCGGTGGAGGCGTAGTACTCAAAGCCAAACGCTGCTTTTTCCGTTGGCTTCCACGACACTTTGCCCGACGGCTCAAACTCCATCGCCCGGTAGCCCTTTCCAGCGGCGTCGCCCTTGAGGGCCCAGCCGATCGTGGGATTAAAGGCCCAGTAAAAGTTGCCGATGGTCTGATCCACAATCGGCCGCAGTTCCACTCCCCACTCGGCTTCGTCGAACTTCCGCTGCGTCGGGCCCACTTCGGCGGAGAGGCTCAGTCCAACCGGGAGCTTCCACTCCTCGGGCACGCGAATGCGCGGGCGGATATGCGAGCCCACCACCTGCAAGCCGTCGCCGGCGCGCGCGTTGGCAAACACGTAAAAGCCCACTTCAAAGATCTCGCTAAAGCCGTGCGTGATCTCGAGCGTCTCGTGAAAGGCTTGGTGCGTGGGGAGGACGCCGTTTTCAATCTTCGAACGGCCAGTACCCGTGAAGTTGCTGTGCAACTCAAAGAGCGTCGCGCCCTTTGGGGCCGTTTCCGAGGGGTAAATCTGGATTTCGTAGTTGGCTTGCGCTGCGAGCGGCGCCGCGAAAAGCAGAGAGGCGAGGAGGATGCGTTTCATATGTGTGATTAACGCAGGTGCCGACGGAAATGTTCGCGTCCGCTACAGTTAGAACCAGTATCCCACGCGAATGAGTGTCGACCGTTCGCCGCTCTGGCTGAAGCCTTGCTCCAAGCGGATGGGGCCCAGCGGGGTGGTGGCTTCGAACCCGGCGCGCAGCCCAGTGAGGATGACGCCGTTGACGGTGCCCGGATATTTCCGCAGGACGCCGTAGCCCTGGCTGACTTCGCCGGCCATCAGCTCGACCCGCCAGCGCAGGAACTCGTTGATCGAACTACGAACCAAGATGCTGCTAAAGAGCTCTTGGGAGCCGAGGAGTTCCCCAATACGAAAGCCAGCAAAACCGTCGGGGCCGGCGAGCGAGAAGAGGAAGTTTGCCGGCATTCGGTGCGCCCATCCCGCGCGCAGTCGGAGGCGCACGTCGGTGTCGGCATCCCCCCATTGCGACGAGAGGTCGAGCGCCACGCGCTGGTAATCGTTGAGCGCCGTGATGTCGACAGTGCTCCCCATTTCGTACTCGCTCCGCGCGCGGAGCAGGCGCGCACGTACGCCTACGGCGCCGCGTGGCTCTTTCGCGGTCTCACGCCAGAAGCGCGATTCGAGACCAATCTCGTAACGCCACGCGCCTGGTGTCGGGTCTTCGCGTAAACCGAAGAACGCTTGGATCTGTCGGTTTTCCACGCCGGCTAGTTCTGTCTTGCCGTAGAAGCTGCGCACGCTCTCGTGCATCACCGAGAGTTCCCACGCCAGCGGAAGCGATCGGGTGCCGACCTGCGCGCGTCGCCGTACAAAGGCGGTGAGATCCTGTGCGTATGTGCCGACGCGCATGAGCAGCGAGCCCTCGGCGTTGCCGTCCCAGAGCGAGCGATTCACGCCGCCGAGCCAGAGTCGGCCAGACATGAACTGATCGTAGGCGATGCCGAGCCCGAACGCTTTTTGCGGTGCGGGTTGTAGCGCCGGTTGGAAGGCCACGGAATCGCCGGAGCCGGTGGGGCCGAGCCAGAGCGAGCGATAGCGCTCAGATTTTCCGATAGTGAGCAGGCCGTTCTGGAGCCGCGCGAGGGGCACGCCGCCGCCACTCACAAGCCCGAGGTCGGCCGTTACCGCGCCTTTGTCCACGGCGTCGCCGCCGGTAACCGAAAAGGTCGTGGTGACGTGGGGCAACGGCCGTTGGCGCGCTTCGCCCAGTGGGTTGACGCACGTGGCTTTGGCGAACGCCTCACGTGACGACGCGCGCCCCATTGCAATGAGCGAGTCGCCGGCACGACGCGTGAAGTCGAGGTTCGCCATTTTCTGCGTGGGACTCACAATCATCACATCGCCCACCGCGGGAATGAGCGCATCCTCGCGGAAGAGCGAACTCATGAGCGAGATCCACAGCTGCACTGGATCTTCGAGCGCGGAGGCTTCGGGGGCGCCGTACGGGAGCGTGGAAACCCACACGCGCTGCGCGCCTAACTCACGCGCAACAGAGAACGGCACGTTGTCGGCGAGTCCACCGTCGGTGAGCCAACGGTTGCCGTCCTGCACCGGTCGAAACACCAGCGGCAGTGCCGCACTGGCACGTACGGCGCGGCCGAGGTCACCAGACGAAAGGACGACGGGGTCGCGTGTCGCGAGATCGGCGGCGACGGCGCGGAAGGGAATGGGGAGCGAGTCAAACGAGCCCCGCGCAATGAGATTGCCGCGCAACATCATCGCTGACACGAGCGCGTTCACCTCGCCTTCGCGCACCGCCCCGCTCTGCAGCACGTAGCCCGACTGCCCGAGTTCCCACACCGCCACGGGGCGCACCACGCCGAGTGAGGCGGAGACGCTGGGCTCATAGCGGCGAATCACCCGCTCAATGGGGAGCACGCGCATCACGCTGTCCACTTCGTGCGCCGAGTAGCCGGAGGCGTAGAGGCCTCCCATAATCGCGCCAATACTGGTGCCAACAATCAGGTCGGGTTTGATGCCGAGGCTGTCGAGGGTCTGCAGCACACCGATGTGGGCAAACCCTTTGGCGCCGCCACCCGCCAGCACGAGTGCGGTCTTGGCGGGCACGCACGCGTTGACCTGCGCGCGCGCGGCCGAGGCGAGCGAACTCGCCAGCAGGAGGGAGGTGACGATGCGGCGCACCCCCTAAACATAGTATGTTATCCGTCGATGCCACGCGATTATACCGGAACCCTCGTGACGCCACAGAGTGCCGCCGTGTACGACACGGCGGCGTCGTCGACGATGTGGGCGGTGGTCTTCGCGGGAGGTATTGGCTCGCGCTTTTGGCCGCTGAGCACGCCGGCGCGCCCGAAGCCGCTCCTCGCGCTGGTGAGTGGCAGTCCCTTGCTGGCCGACACGGTGGGACGCCTCCAGCCGCTCATTCCACCCGAGCGTGTGCTGATTGCCACGAGCCGAGACATTGCGCCAGCTATTCGTTCGGTGGTGCAGGAGGTGCCGGAGGCCAATGTCTTAATTGAGCCACGCCCTCTTGGAACGGCGGCGGCGCTCGCGTGGGCCGCGCAGGAAGTGGCACGCCGTGCAGGCCCAGAGACGCTACTGTGCGCGGTCCATGCCGATCTCGCCATCGGGTTTCCGGGGGCGTTCCGCGAGGGGATACGGCGCGCGGCGTCTATCGCGCAGAGTGACGACGCGCTTGTGGCCCTCGGCGTGCGGGCCACGCGGGCCGAACCACAGTTTGGCTATCACGTGCCGGGTGCGCTGCTCGATGCCGATGCGCCGTTCGCTGCGGCTGGCGCGCGTCCTGTGGCGTCGTTTGTGGAGAAGCCGTCGGAACAAGAAGCGCGTGCGCTCGTGGGTGACGATGCGCTCTGGCACAGCGGTGTGGTGATGGGGAGCGCCAAGCGGTTTCTCAGTGAACTCCGTGACTGCACGCCCGAGATTGCGCCCGGGCTTCCGGCGCTCGCGGCGGGCGACTTGCCGTTATTCGTGCAGGCGATTCGCTCCGTTGGGCTAGAACGCGGACTGTTGGAGCGCACCGAGCGCATGCTGGTGCTCCCCTGTGACTGCGGCTGGGACGACGTGGGCACGTGGGCGAGCCTGCGGCGTGCGCGCGAGCTCGACGACGACGGGAACGGTGCGCTTGGGGAGGTGTCGTTCGTGGACGCCACCGGGAACGTCGTGCACGCGGAGCGCGGGAGCGTGGTGATGTACGGCGTGTCGCAACTGTTGGTGGTGTCACTCAACGGGCTGACGTTTGTGACGACGCTGGAGCGGGCGAATGACCTCAAGCCGATGCTCGACGCGCTCCCCGGCAGTATGCGGATAAACCCTAGCGGGCAGAGCGTACATTAATTTATTATGAATGCGCGTCCGGCCAGTCTGGGCTCGGCCTCGGACGTTCACCCGACCTGACACGAGGGTTGCATTCATGGTTTCGTTGAGACCGCTCTTCGCCGCCGCTCTGGTGTTCGGGCTTTCTGCCACCGTCAGCGCGCAGCAAGCCGCGCCGCCCACCGCACCGAGCGACAGCGCCAAGGCCAAGTTGCCGAGCGTGACTGTCACCGCGAGCCGCTCTGGACTGCCGCTTTTTTCCACGCCGCTGGCGGTGACCACCGTCTCCCGTGAAGAGTGGGCCGGCCGCAGTGGCTTCGGCCTCAACGACGCGCTCGCGCATGTGCCAGGGGTCTTGGCCCAGTCGCGCTCCGGCAGTGGCGACATTCGTCTCACGATTCGCGGCTTTGGCGCGCGCGGGGCGGGCGATCGCTCCAATGCGGGGACCGCGCGCGGTGTGCGCATTCTCCTCAATGGCATTCCCGAGACCGAGCCCGACGGTCGCACGTCGTTCGACGGCGTGGACCTCGCGGCCGTTTCCAAAATCGAAGTCGTGCGCTCCAACGCATCGGCCCTCTGGGGCAATGCGGCGGGTGGCGTGATCAATATCAATACCGTGCCGGAGTACAGCTCCCCGTTTGCCGACGCTGAGACGGTGATTGGTGGCGACGGACTCAAGCGGTTTGCGGTGAAGGGCGGCACACTCGCGGGCGCTGCACGTCTGTTCGGCACGTTCGTGAACTCGGGGTACGACGGGTGGCGTCCGAACTCGCAGGCCACGCGTGCTTTGTTCGATGGCGGAGTAATGGCGCCCCTCGGCGATCGCACGACGTTCGGCGCGTTGCTGATGGTGACGCACAACAAGTTCAACATTCCCGGCCCACTCACGCAGGCGCAGGTCGACGCAAACCCACAACAGGCCAACGCGACCTATCTCACTCGGCTCGAGCGTCGCGACAACGTCATCGGCCGGCTCGGGCTCACGCTCAACCACACGATCGACGAGACGCAGGGCTTTAGCACGATGCTCTTCGTGGCGCCCAAGTATCTGCAGCGGTCAGAGCGCGGGACGTACCGCGATTTCAATCGCTATCACGTGGGCGGAAACGCCGTGTATCACGCGACGGGCACCTTGAGCAACGATCTCAAGGGGACGTTCTCGGCCGGCACTGACCTGGCGTACCAGGACGGCACGATTCTGTTCTACGGTCTGACGCCTGCCGGTGGCCGTGCCACCGACCTCCGCGACAACAAACGCGAAGGCGCGAACAACTTTGGGGTGTTCGTGAATGAAGACCTCGCGGTCGGGGCTGATTGGGCGGTGAGCGTCGGTGCGCGCTACGACGCGGCGACCTATACCTATAACAGCAACATTACGCCCCAGCTGAACACCACGAAGAGCTTCACCGGCGTCACGCCTAAGATCGGGCTCACCTACAAGGTGAATCCCACGCACAGCTGGTATGTGAGCGTTGGCGGAGGCTTTGAAGTGCCGGCGGGGAACGAGACGGACCCCTCCAGCACCTTTGGGCAGGACACCGTCACGGCTATCAATCCGCTGCTGGAGCCGGTGCGGTCCACGACCTACGAATTTGGCACGCGGCACGTGCTCGGCCTGGGCGGGGCGTTCTTGCAGGAACTCTCGTACGATGCCGCCGTGTTCCTGACCAGTATGTCCAACGAAATCGTACCGTACCGAGGCGGACGGTTCTATTTCACCGCCGGCAAGGCGCAGCGCACGGGTGCAGAGTTGGGGCTGACGCTGCGCGCGGCGGGCGGGCTGTCGCTTGAGAGCGCGGTGACATTGATGAACGCGGAGTACAAGACGTACCTCGTGGACTCCGTGCACTACGGCAAGCCGGGCAAGTTCGCCAACTACAGTGGGAATAAAGTGGTCGGGGTTCCCGACGCGATGGTCCACGTGACGCTCGGCTGGCTTCCCGAGGGATTGGGCGGCCTGCGGTTCCAGCTCGGCACGCAGCAGACGAGCGGCTACTTCCTCGACGATGCCAACACGGTGCGGGTGCCGTCTGAGTTGGTTTTTGATATCGGCATTGTCGCGACGACGCCATTCGACCTCGGCAACGGGTTGGGGGTGCGCGGTGCCGTCCGCGTGCAGAATCTGACGGACAAGCGGTATATCGGGTCGGCATTTCTGAATCCGGATGTCGTCAATGGTGTGCCGGTGGCATATGAGCCCGGGTTGCCGAGGCAGTTACTGCTGTCGCTGTCGTTTGAGCGGTTGAGGTAGCGGTTGATGGCGCGGTGCCGTTCATCGTATTATTTAGAAGGCTACCTGCGACGCGCTTCTTTGGACGGCACCTCAACACTTCATGTCACCGAACTCGACTTTTTTCTACCGCATGACCGACGGCATTCGCGTGACCGTCCGTCCTGTGTATCTGCCTGAACAGTCGATTCCGGAGCAGCAGCAGTTTGTGTTTGCGTATTTTGTGCGCGTGGAGAACACGGCGACGCAGTCGGTGCAGCTGCTCTCGCGCCGCTGGCGCATTCACGACTCAATTGGCGAAGACACCGAAGTGGCGGGAGACGGCGTGGTGGGCGAACAGCCGTTGCTCATCCCAGGCGCGGTGCACGAGTATCAGAGCTTCTGTGTGCTCAAGTCCGCCAATGGGCACATGGAGGGCGAGTATCGCTTTGTGCGCGCCGACTCCACGCGTTTTGATGCCGCCATTCCGCGCTTCACACTCGCCGCTGGCGAGTGGCAGAACTCGTCGAGTTAGTCGAGCGGTCGGCCGCCGTGACGGCGTGCCTCGCGTTTAGCGCATCGCGGCTGGTTTCTTTGAGCGGGCCATGCGGAGCAGTAAGGACAGCGCGAAGAGCACCGAAATCACAAGGACGAGCGCGCTGACGAACTTCACGCTGCGCGCGATGGCGGTGTCCTGCTTCAATCGTCCCGCGTGTGCCAGCAGATAGTGCCAGTCGTGACCCGCGCCGTCCTCTGAAAAGCTGAGCAGGTCAAGGTCTTGGGCGCGTGCGTCGGCAATGTACGGGGCGAGATTCGCGAAGCTCGAGGCCAGCCAGGTGCCGCACGCGGCTACGCCGAACCAGTCCTGCGCCGTCACGGCGAGCGCCGCCGCCGCGCCAATCGGTACAAGCAACTGCATCAGGCTGCCGCCGGCCACCGTCAGCCACTCGCCGCCGAAGGAGAAGAAGAGGTGCCCGAACTCGTGCGCGCCAAAGTTGATGCCGCCAAAGAGATTCGGGCCCATCGGGTCCTGCAGACAGCGCACGGCCTGCCAGACGAACAGCACTAGGATCAGGGCGCGCCAATGCCAGGCGCGTCCTTCGCACCAGTCGTCCATGCGCTGGCCTAGTGGGATGCCGTCGGAGTCTTCGCTCACCACGCTAAAATCGCTGGCCGCGCACGGTGGCGCCAGACGGCCCGCCGCACAGGTGCCGATGTCGCGCCCGTGGGGTATCATATTCCTCAACCTGTGAACTATTCAAGCTCCGTAGAGGTTTGTAATTCTCGGTGCGGGTCGCGCGGGTTTTGTGATCCACCGCACAGACACGGTGTTCCGGTAGTGGGCTTTCCTCTGACCTCCGAATATTCTTCCTAGCGTGAATCGCCTCTGGTGGACGGTGCTCCTCCTCGCCGCGTGCGAGAGTTCGAGCAAGACGGTCGAGCCGAACCCGGTCAAGTCGATCGACGTAACACTGTCGGCGGCGCAGGCCGTCGCGGGGGCGACGGTGCAGGCGACCGCCGTCATCAAAGACGCGGCGGGTGCGATTCTTACGGATCGCCGGCCGACGTGGACTTCTGTTTTTCCGACCGTCGCGACGGTGGATAACAACGGACTCGTCACCACGCTGGCGGCTGGGCAGGCCACCATCCGTGCCTCGGCGGGCGGTGTGAGCGCCGACGTGACGTTGCTCATTGTAAATCCACGCGCTGCGTCCATTCGCCTTGTGCGCGACGCCGAAACCGTGTTCATCCCCGGCGGCGCATTGCAGCTGCTTGCGCTGGTCAAAGATTCCAGCGGCGTTGCCATCGCCAATCCGACGATTGCCTGGCAGTCCACGCAGCCGCTGATCGCATCGGTGAGTGCGCTCGGTCTGGTGACCCCGCTCGCCGTGGGCACCACCACCGTTCGGGCAACAGTCGATGGCAATACGGCCAGCGCGGTCATCACCGTGAAGGCGACGGTTGCGGCGAGTTCTCCAATCATTACGACCGTGGGACCGTCCACAACGCTACGCCCCGGCGGTAGCTACACACTTACGGGCTCAAACTTCTCGGCCACCGCGTCGGCAAATGCGGTGGTCGTGGATGGCGTGGCGGCGACAGTCACCTCTGCGACCACAACGCAACTTGGGATCACGCTGCCGACGTCAGGCTTTGCGTGCGAGCCTTCGCGCACGGTGTACGTGCAGGTGTCGACAGCCGGCCAGTTGGGTATTGCCCCCGTGACGCTTCAGGTGGCCAACCTGCGCACGCTCGCCGTGGGGCAGAGTGTGGTGATCACGAATGCCGCGGAAGTGCGCTGCAATGAACTCGCGCTGGCCAGTGGTCGCTATGCGATTAGTGTGTACAACGCGTCACGACAGGCGGTGTCGTCGTCGGCGCCTGGCAATGTGTTTGTGCAGGTGCGTGGTGCGGTGCCTGCTGTGAGTGCCGCCACGGCGGCAACGACAGCTTCCGCGATCACGAGCACTACGAGCACTGTCGCGCAGCGGGCGACCGTCGACGGTGCGACTGCGATGTCTGGTGCAGCAGTCGCGGCGCGCCCACTCACCCGTGCCTGGGATGGCGCTGTCCCGCGCATTGGCGGTACGGCCTTTGATCGCGACGAGGAAGTCCGTCGGCTGCGCGTGGCCGATGTCACCCACGAGCGACTGCTCGAGCGCAATGCGGATTTTATGCGCGCCAACGGTGCGGCCATTCGCGCCGCGCTCGCTCGACCGCGTGCGAACACGGTGGCGGCGGCCACCTCCGGGCCGACCATCGGTACGCTCGGCGCCATCACGCCGCTCAAACTGCCCAATCTCGACGCGACCAACTTCTGCGTGACAAACGTGCCAATGAATGTCCGCAC contains:
- a CDS encoding cytochrome c, which gives rise to MTAAIGSSLLLALAVLTVASCAGRDTPARYELGRAATPQEIAALDIDAAPDGHGLPPGHGSVAEGAALFQQKCQQCHGANGEGMAPAFPALVGRDPKGEGFAFANDPKITKTIGNYWPEAVTVFDYVRRAMPHTAPGSLSNDEVYALTAHLLAANKVIAADATLDSASLVRVKMPYHDRFVKDNRRGGSELK
- a CDS encoding YeeE/YedE thiosulfate transporter family protein — its product is MDRIYALLVGLAMGALIQRVRASSPGMIARNLRLENLSIIKFMATTIAIGTILVYLLNLVTPMHFDIKPTYVVGVLVGGLVFGVGFGVGGYCPGTCVVGIGEGRRDAIWSIVGGVVGALAFTLTFTTIVAPMNKLMDFGKITLADVLHAPAVAVAVVLGIVFLGIVALLPTEPGAKAKS
- a CDS encoding sugar phosphate nucleotidyltransferase; its protein translation is MTPQSAAVYDTAASSTMWAVVFAGGIGSRFWPLSTPARPKPLLALVSGSPLLADTVGRLQPLIPPERVLIATSRDIAPAIRSVVQEVPEANVLIEPRPLGTAAALAWAAQEVARRAGPETLLCAVHADLAIGFPGAFREGIRRAASIAQSDDALVALGVRATRAEPQFGYHVPGALLDADAPFAAAGARPVASFVEKPSEQEARALVGDDALWHSGVVMGSAKRFLSELRDCTPEIAPGLPALAAGDLPLFVQAIRSVGLERGLLERTERMLVLPCDCGWDDVGTWASLRRARELDDDGNGALGEVSFVDATGNVVHAERGSVVMYGVSQLLVVSLNGLTFVTTLERANDLKPMLDALPGSMRINPSGQSVH
- a CDS encoding metalloregulator ArsR/SmtB family transcription factor → MPDAMSGKRVPSRELFDLVAGHFRVLGEPARLELLHTLADGERSAASLLAETKISQANLSKHMTVLCQAGFVIRRREGPYVHYQLADARVLSLCELMCDRLESDAISAQEMIAARMLHEG
- a CDS encoding c-type cytochrome, producing MFSAAKFARHLVAAAPLAAFFALAACSASDTKYAAKTAPGATSAVHFDEAAWKPPREADIPADSLGKSIRRGLYLVRFTPESLPAFATSALRCTSCHQDDGLKASAAPLTGSQARFPKYMTRSGAVISLADRVNYCFTRSLAGNAIPVGSREMVDILAYLAFISHDVPVGKKIAGADGLISMKDTLVGDTTRGRAVFEGKCIVCHQKDGAGLGPIPALWGPKSYSIGASMAREERAASFISHNMPQSAPGTLLPQEAFDVAAFINSHERPDSPGKEGDWPTGGAPADVPYATKGHAPHRPPTKLVTRANPQGAVVPNPASVLTRGAKQ
- the soxC gene encoding sulfite dehydrogenase is translated as MKRRDLLAGAAGLIGGAVLAGAPNAAAGQQRVPSSTPPVLPPPIPDDPTKLQGAPTSQVGTRSTFVTPTRTPYGEVTGSSLTPLQDLTGTITPADLHFERHHAGVPRIDPAKHTLMIHGLVKRPLVFSVADVQRFPQVTRTYFVECSGNGRAAYRDPKPDMTPQKVAGLTGNSEWTGVPLRVLLAEAGVEASASWFLAEGGDACVMTRSIPLEKAMDDALVVWAQNGEPLRPEQGFPLRLLLPGWEGNTNVKWLRRLELGTRPWATRWETSKYTDPLPDGTARQYSFEMDAKSIITSPAFPRTIVKGWWPVTGLAWSGRGAIRRVEVSTDNGRSWADAELHGTPLAKAHVRFTHQWKWDGTESVLLSRATDDTGYVQPTRAALIKVRGLGTDFHFNQIVGWRVAADGHLFFHGES
- a CDS encoding patatin-like phospholipase family protein, coding for MRRIVTSLLLASSLASAARAQVNACVPAKTALVLAGGGAKGFAHIGVLQTLDSLGIKPDLIVGTSIGAIMGGLYASGYSAHEVDSVMRVLPIERVIRRYEPSVSASLGVVRPVAVWELGQSGYVLQSGAVREGEVNALVSAMMLRGNLIARGSFDSLPIPFRAVAADLATRDPVVLSSGDLGRAVRASAALPLVFRPVQDGNRWLTDGGLADNVPFSVARELGAQRVWVSTLPYGAPEASALEDPVQLWISLMSSLFREDALIPAVGDVMIVSPTQKMANLDFTRRAGDSLIAMGRASSREAFAKATCVNPLGEARQRPLPHVTTTFSVTGGDAVDKGAVTADLGLVSGGGVPLARLQNGLLTIGKSERYRSLWLGPTGSGDSVAFQPALQPAPQKAFGLGIAYDQFMSGRLWLGGVNRSLWDGNAEGSLLMRVGTYAQDLTAFVRRRAQVGTRSLPLAWELSVMHESVRSFYGKTELAGVENRQIQAFFGLREDPTPGAWRYEIGLESRFWRETAKEPRGAVGVRARLLRARSEYEMGSTVDITALNDYQRVALDLSSQWGDADTDVRLRLRAGWAHRMPANFLFSLAGPDGFAGFRIGELLGSQELFSSILVRSSINEFLRWRVELMAGEVSQGYGVLRKYPGTVNGVILTGLRAGFEATTPLGPIRLEQGFSQSGERSTLIRVGYWF
- a CDS encoding YeeE/YedE thiosulfate transporter family protein gives rise to the protein MTSPVAHAPPMAATAGKGIPSWARLGVIFGVVSAASIALWAPIGVSGTYPRFIGAILRRVTPEYAAANPYLVKMGSLLKPETFLVIGLLIGGFLASRMNREASPETEMVHAGEKTVSARYRDAFLGGFLIIFGARIAGGCTSGHIISGITQLSVSGLIFAAGVFASGIFTAKMLNAGGR